Proteins from a single region of Caldanaerovirga acetigignens:
- a CDS encoding bactofilin family protein — protein MFGRKNEKIKVNPEAVDTLIGKGTEIKGTVKATGVLRIEGKVEGELESTGDIIVAETGVVNAQLKARNAVIAGEVNGNIFLSGKLEIKSSGKVLGDLRVEGIIVEDGAFFQGRCEMDRTKEDES, from the coding sequence ATGTTCGGAAGAAAAAATGAAAAGATAAAGGTTAATCCTGAAGCGGTAGATACCCTTATAGGGAAGGGTACTGAAATTAAGGGTACGGTGAAAGCTACGGGCGTTCTTCGTATCGAGGGCAAGGTGGAAGGAGAGCTGGAAAGCACAGGGGACATAATAGTTGCCGAAACAGGTGTGGTTAATGCTCAGCTTAAGGCGAGAAATGCGGTAATTGCAGGGGAAGTAAATGGAAATATTTTTCTTTCAGGGAAACTGGAGATTAAGTCTTCCGGCAAGGTGCTGGGGGATTTGAGGGTAGAAGGTATAATAGTTGAAGACGGCGCGTTTTTCCAAGGTAGGTGCGAGATGGACAGAACTAAGGAGGATGAGAGTTGA
- a CDS encoding M23 family metallopeptidase, with protein sequence MRKGRKKLVTFMIIPHSEKSIYSISLTDSILKAIKYIATASLFSLVAAGIGFFASYIELKAKNEELSSKVQWYAKIEEKLNYYEEKTKSMEQKVKEMEKLDSSLRQLLKDDPILKDKLEKINSRSSPSELASRSGVNRETALESLEDLEMKLEEQKGSIKELISVIEQRNLRLAATPSLWPVKGRITSRFGYRRSPFGKSTEFHDGVDIAAPYGSNVKAAAAGQVVYSGYKSGYGYTVEINHGYGYVTSYCHLSKILVKKGQYVDKGQTIGRVGSSGRSTGPHVHYMVKVNGSVVDPIEFLE encoded by the coding sequence GTGAGAAAGGGCAGGAAAAAGCTTGTCACATTTATGATCATACCTCATTCGGAGAAATCAATTTATTCCATCTCTCTTACTGATTCAATTTTAAAGGCAATAAAATACATAGCTACCGCGTCTTTGTTTTCACTGGTAGCGGCTGGTATAGGTTTTTTCGCATCTTATATAGAACTTAAAGCGAAAAATGAGGAATTGTCGTCAAAGGTTCAATGGTATGCAAAGATTGAAGAGAAGTTAAATTATTATGAGGAAAAGACAAAAAGCATGGAACAAAAGGTAAAAGAAATGGAAAAGCTGGATTCAAGCTTGAGGCAACTTTTAAAAGACGACCCAATTTTAAAGGACAAACTCGAGAAAATTAATTCTAGAAGTTCGCCTTCAGAGCTTGCAAGCAGGAGCGGAGTTAACAGAGAAACGGCATTGGAAAGTCTGGAAGACCTAGAAATGAAGTTAGAAGAACAAAAAGGCAGCATAAAGGAACTTATTTCTGTAATAGAGCAAAGAAATTTGAGACTTGCTGCGACGCCTTCTCTATGGCCAGTAAAAGGGAGGATAACTTCCCGCTTCGGATATAGGCGCTCTCCTTTTGGAAAAAGTACAGAATTTCACGATGGGGTAGACATTGCAGCTCCTTATGGAAGCAACGTGAAAGCGGCAGCAGCCGGACAGGTTGTATACTCTGGCTACAAGTCAGGTTACGGCTACACTGTAGAAATAAATCACGGGTACGGATATGTGACATCATACTGCCACCTTTCAAAAATACTTGTAAAAAAAGGCCAATACGTTGATAAAGGTCAGACTATAGGGAGAGTGGGAAGCAGCGGAAGAAGTACGGGGCCTCATGTTCATTATATGGTAAAAGTAAATGGTTCTGTTGTAGATCCAATTGAATTTTTGGAATAA